The Novosphingobium sp. Gsoil 351 genome contains the following window.
TTCCCAGTACCGTCTGAAACAATACGGCGACCATCATTGAGTTGCCGCCAAAAGGAGCTTCGGCACCCGGAACTCGGACCGGCTGGGTGAGTCCAGCCTCGCGCAGCGCTAGCATCGCGCGGCGCGAATGATTGTGAAGGTTTGCCAAAGAGACAGTTAAGCAGGCGAATATTCCGCAATGCCAGGCTTGTTCCGGCTCATTTGGACTGATCCAGTGTATTGCTGTCAGAAGGCCTTGGCGATGCCCAACTCGGCGCGCTGGCGCTTCTGGTCGTAGAGGGCGATTGTCGAGAAGCTGCGGCTGTAGCTGAAGCGCAGCGAGGGGGCGAAACCGGAAACGTTCCAGTCTTGCTTGTAGATGCTGGCCGAAGCTTGCAACCGCCAGTCGCGCCGGGTGCGACCGAACGGGGCGAGCGGGCCGTCATTGACCTGACGGCCGACCTCGAGTGAAATCTGCGGGCGCAGGCCCCAGGCGATCTCCTTGAGCACCCCACCGCCGATCCGGCTCTGCCAGCTCGTCTGGCCGTGATCGTTAAAAATGCTCCGCTCGACGCTGGCGTAGGCGAAAGCGAGCGCCGAGGTGCTGAGCGCACGGTTGGCCGAGAGCGCGGCCTCGAGGTCCCAGCCATCGACGTCAGAACGCCGCGCATAGGCGTTGTGGCGCGTCGCGAGCGAGACTTCGAGCGCCCATTTGCCGCCGATGATCCGGTCGTAATTGAGTTTCCCACCGAGACTGCTAACAAGCTGCCGACCGCCGTACCAGCGCTGGAGCCCGGTCGCCGCGACGCGCAGCCGCCCGCCCTCAAGGCGAAACTCGGGCCCGGCTTCGCCGCCGACGTAGATGTCGTTGAACCGGTGGTCGTCATAACGAGCCAAGCGGCCGTAAGCGCCCAGGTAGATCGGCAAGGCCGTGTTGCGCCGGATGCGGACGTTGGCGTCCGCGGCAACGATCGCCCCGATGCCCGACCGCGCGCGCGATTCCGGATCGAGCTCGAAAGGCAGTCCGAACACATCGACCTGCTCTTTGGCGGTGGCGGAATTGATGTTGCTGTCGGGCGCGATGCCGAGCGTCAGGTTGAAGCGCCACGCCCGCCGCGCGCGGATCGCCTCGCGGAACCGGGCGATGTTGGCGATTACGGCTTCGGGCGGGTGCGCGGCGATGGCGAGCTTGAAGTGGTAGTCGGCGTCCTCGTCGTCTTGCTGGAGGAACAGCGTCCGCGCCAGTTCTAGGCGGACCCGAACCAGGCTGGGGTCGTCCGCGAGGATCTTGCGAAACAGTGCCTCGGCGCGCTTGTAGTCCTTGCGGGCGAGCGCGATCATCGCGTCGAGGAAATCGCGTTCGACCCCGCCCGCCCGGTCCGCCGCCAGCCGGTCGAGCAGCGCCTGCGCCTCGTCATGGCGCCCGACGTCGATCAGGCGGCCGGCAATCGCGAGGACATCATCGGCGGAAAGGCTTTCAAGGCGGATGGATTGGGGCGGCTCGCCCGGCGCTGCCTCGTTGCCAAGCACAGAGGTGGCGAGGGAAAGCTGAAGCACCACAGGAAGCAGGCTGAAATCGATGGGGCGGAGCATGGCAGCGGTTTCCCTCGGACGATGCGATCATGGCCCCTTTGCAGCGGCAAAGACCCCGGCCGTGTACTCGGTGCCGTCCCTGAAAAATTGATAGACCCCGCCGACTTCGGCCGCCTGCGGTCCGAAGAAGGCGCCGTCGATGGCGATGCTCGCGCCGCCTCCTCCTCCGCAAGCAGCGAGGATGAGGATCAGCGGGAGAGCCAGATGCGGGCTGCGACCGGTCATGGCGAAGACTCCTTTGATCGGGAGGAACTGAATGTCAGTTGCGCGTGCCGACGAACGCTCCGGCGATCGCCAGGGCGCCGTCACGCAGCAGGTGGAGCACGCCGCCGGCTTCGTCTGCGGAGGGTCCGAAGAACGCGCCTTCGAGGCTGCCGCTGATCCTGCCGGGCTGATCGATCCCGCCCGGTCCGCCGAACGGAGTCAGGCTGGTGCCGGCAAGCGCAAGCGTAAAGCCGCCGTCGCTACGGATCGGCCCGGCGCCGTTGACGTCGAGGCCGGTGACAGTGAACGAGCCGCCGTCGTACCCGCCTGGACGAAGCCCGGCCTGGGTGAACAGCCTCGCCGCCATCGTCTGGCGTCCGAAGTCGGCGGACAGCGTAAAGCTGTCGATCAACCTTATCGTGTTCGCGCTGTTGCCTGCGTTGCTGACGAGCGATGCCGAATAGCTGGCCGTTCCCGAGTGCGGCAGTTCGCCGGCTTCGGTTCGCCGCCCGGTGACGAACATGAGGGTCTGCACCGGTCCGCTGCGGTTGCAGTTGCAAGCGGGATCCTTGGTATATTCGGTCCGCTCCCACCCACCGTAGGATACGTAGCGAAGACCGAGGTTGTAGTTGAATACCAAGCCCTCCGTGGTCGTGGCGGAGGTGTCGTTGACCGGCCCGTAGACCCGCGCGCCGACCGCATCGAACTGACGGGTCGAACTCGATCCATCGGAAAAGTGATCGACGATTGTAACATGATTGCCGAACTGCCCAGGTCCTTTGAGCACGTTGCCAAGGTCGTCGGCCCTGCTGAGGTCGTAGGCGCCCCGCATCGGGAACGGCACCGCTGTCACCTCCAGCGTATAGATTCCCGACGCCGGCGCGGCGGTGAAGCTGACCGCTGCGGCGGAAAGGATTTGCGCGCTTTCGGGTCCGTTAACGCCAAACTGCGGGGAGCCCCCCTGACCTCGTGTTTGATCGCGATTGCACCGGTGGTTCCCGCAATCTGGCCGGCATACCCGCTGAGTGGGGTCAACGAGGTTTCGCTCGAAGTCAGGGCCGGGGCTGGGCTCGGTTCGGGCGTAGGGCTCGGCGTCGGAGTGGACGCCGGAGCCGGGCTCGGCATTGGCGCCGGCGTGGAAGCGACTGGAGCCGCGAGCGGGGGCGGCGCGCTGACGAGATCGCCACCACCGCGACCGCCGCCGCACGCAGCAAGGGCGAGGATCAAAGGAAGGGCGGGAAGTTGGCTGCGGCGGATCATGGCGAACAATCCTTTCCCTGGACCAGAAAATCGCGGTCCTTGAGTCAAGCGGCTGTGAAGAGGGTGACGGTAGGGGTCTTCATGGTTGGGTCTCCCCTTTCGGGGGATGGCGGACGCTCAGTTTTTCAAACCGACGAAGGCGTCGCTGATCGACGCTTCGCCTGGATTCGTTCCTAGCGCGAAGACACCGCCAACCTGCATCGCATTGGGACCGAAGAATGCCCCATCGAGTAGCCCGGTCGCGGGCGAGGTTCTTGTGTTCTGGTCGGCGATGAACCAACCGCTTAGCGGTATCGTAAATGTGCCAGATTGCAGGATCGGTCCCGTTCCATGGATATCCAGTCCGGTGGTGACGCTGAATCCCCCGACGCTGCCGCCGGACAGAGCGTACTCCTGAGAGAGTTGCGCTGACATGGCACGTTGGGCGAAGTCTGCCGAAAGCGTTAGATCGACTCCTCCGAGAGAAGCCGCACGGTAGCTTGCGGTACCAGTTACTGGGATCTGCGCAGCGGGAGTCCTGTCGCCATGGACGAACAGGACCGAGCTTTTCTCGTAGACGTTTCCAGAGCTGTCGGTGGCGGCGAGTTGGTAAGTCCATTCTCCCAACGAGACGTATGACAGGCCAACGTCATAGGTACCGAGATAATTCTGGATTCGCCGGGTGCTGCTGAACGCCTCGGAAACCGGATTGGTGTAGTCGCGCCTTCTCGAGCTGTTGAGCTTGATCCTTCCCGAGCTGTCGGTTGCGGTTAGATCGTCGCCGAACTTGAGCGGTATTTGGCCCAAACCGACGGGGGAGAAGTCTCTCGATTGCGGCGTGAAGGTCGCGGTCGAACTGGTCGGTCCGCCGGGCAAAGCCGGCGCGGTAAGCTGGATCGTGTAGGAAACGTCGCCAGTGGCCGGTCCCGCCTGATAGGTGGTTATCTGCACTTCGCCGGGCGCGGCCAGGCGATAGGACGTCGAAGCCGTGTCGGTCAGCACGGCAATGGCCTGATATGTGCCGGGCCGTGTCGCTGGCGATGGAATCGTCGTCACGGTGTAGGAACTCGACGACGCAGTCGGGCCTGCGGGCTGCGATGATTGCGCGACTGGCGGCGGTGTGCTGGTCAGCGATGCCACCCCACCGCTTCCGCCGCCACATCCGGAAAGCGCTGCCGCGGTGGCAAAAAGTGCCGACATTCGGATGTAGCTGGTCATAGTCCGCTCTCCAACGAGAAGGGGACCGGACTACCACGATCGGACTGTGTCCACCGTGAAGCCGAAGCGAAGACTCGGTCAAGCTTCGCCAAAGATTGGCTGAAGCCAGACGGCGAGCAAAACGTCAGCGGGGATAGCGCACTGTCAGGCCAAGGCGGCGGCGCTCGCCCAGGACGAAGTCCTGCGGTCGCGGCTGGCCGAGGTAGAACGATGCCGCCCGACCGCCGCCACCGCCTGCGCTCCGGATGTATCGCCGATCGGTGAGGTTGGTGCCCCACAGCTCGGTCGCTACCGGGCCGAGCGGAAACGAAAAGCGCGCGTCGAGCAGCGTACGCGCGCCAAAGGCGAGACCCTCGATCTGACGGTCGAAGACGTTGCCCTGATGCGACAGCTCGACCCG
Protein-coding sequences here:
- a CDS encoding surface lipoprotein assembly modifier translates to MLRPIDFSLLPVVLQLSLATSVLGNEAAPGEPPQSIRLESLSADDVLAIAGRLIDVGRHDEAQALLDRLAADRAGGVERDFLDAMIALARKDYKRAEALFRKILADDPSLVRVRLELARTLFLQQDDEDADYHFKLAIAAHPPEAVIANIARFREAIRARRAWRFNLTLGIAPDSNINSATAKEQVDVFGLPFELDPESRARSGIGAIVAADANVRIRRNTALPIYLGAYGRLARYDDHRFNDIYVGGEAGPEFRLEGGRLRVAATGLQRWYGGRQLVSSLGGKLNYDRIIGGKWALEVSLATRHNAYARRSDVDGWDLEAALSANRALSTSALAFAYASVERSIFNDHGQTSWQSRIGGGVLKEIAWGLRPQISLEVGRQVNDGPLAPFGRTRRDWRLQASASIYKQDWNVSGFAPSLRFSYSRSFSTIALYDQKRQRAELGIAKAF